The Brevibacillus humidisoli DNA segment ATCTCTACTTTTCCATCCTCTACCCGAACCAACAGTTCAGGTGATGCCCCGACCAAGGTCTCATTTTCGTACTGGAGATAATACATGTACGGGGATGGGTTAAGCGTGCGAAGCACCCGGTATACGGCGAACGGATCTACTGTGGTTTCGACTGAGAAACGCTGCGACAGCACCACCTGAAAGATGTCTCCGGCAGCGATGTACTCTTTTGCCCGGCGAACGATCTCTTCGTACCGGGATCGCGGCATGTTCGGCACCATTTCCTGACGCGTCCGCCGCTCTGCGACATCCGCCTGTTTCCCTGTTTCCCTTGCCGGCAGATCACCTGCTGCCTGTGCAGCCAACTGCTGCAGTCGATCACACGCCTGATCGTATTTGCGGGCAATGAGGTCGGGCGTGTCGTCTTTGTCGATGTGCAGATTGACAATCAGTTGGATTTCCTGTTTGAGATGGTCAAATACCAGCAGCTCATCAACGAACAAAAAACGCAGATCGGGCACCTGCAGATGTTCCTCGCGGTGTGCCGGAAGCTCTTCAAAATAGCGCAGCGTGTTGTAGCCGAAAAAACCAACTGCCCCACCTGTCAACCGCGGGAACTGAGGCAGACTTGGACTTTTGTAGCGATCCATGTACTCTCTGAGCTTCCAGACCGGATTGCCCTGGCACTGCTCACGCATGCCATCCCGTCCGTAAATCGAGATCTGATCATCTTTTGCTTCGATTTTTAGAAACGGCCGCAGCCCAATAAACGAAAAGCGGGCCCAACGAGCGCCTCCTTCCACACTCTCCAGCAAAAAGGAATCGTCGCTGCGAAATTTCTGATAGAGCCGAATCGGGGTCTCCTGGTCGGCCAAAAGGGTCGTCCTGACAGGAATCAGCGTATACGACGGAGCAAGTCGTTGTACGTCCTCCAGGGAGGGTTGAAACACGGGGAATCACCTCTTCTTTTCGTAGAAGAGGAAGCAGCGGAGAGAAAATAAAAAAGATCCAGGAAGAGTCCTGGATCGGTCGTTTCACACGCGATCATCCTGGCTCCACTCTTCTCTCCTCAACTTCACTCATCTCATCTCAACTAGACAATCTTACACAACCATTCAAACATTCCAACGATTCTTATGCTATCCTCTCGCGCAACCATTGCGCCTCAACTTGGTTAACACTTTATAGCAACCGGTCCAAAATGTCAACTACCTATTGGCCAAGTCCGGTCTCAACCGAACCGCATCCCGCAGGAAAACATGCTCCACCTCTCGCTGACTGCGTGTCGTATTGACGTGCATCATGACGCGAATACAGCGTGGCAGGCTGCCCGGCACCGGGATTTCCCGCGCACACATCAGTGGAACGTACGTCCACCCCTCAAACGAGCGCGCTGCTTTAGCTGGAAAAGCAGCATCCAGATCTTCGGTTGTCGTGATCAGTACACTGGCCACGTCTCCGGCGGAAACCTGATTGAGCCGGATCATCTCGGCTAGCAACTCCTCTGTCGCCGAGATGATCTCCTCCGCCCCATTTTTCTCTACCGTTATTGCTCCTCTTATCCCGCGTACCATCATCCTGTCTGCTCCTCCTGTGCCTTGTTCATCACTTGAAGTACCAAGCTTTCCTCGATCTCTTTGACGATCTCCACGCGGCCGATCGCCCGCGGCAGGATGAGGACAAGCTTGCCGCCGACACTTTTTTTGTCACGCCGCATCACCTCAAGCACGGCTTCCGGCGTTAGCTGCTGCGGCCATGCCACAGGCAATTCAAAGCGCTGCAGCAGTTGTCTGGTTCGCTTCGCTGTTCCCTCAGGAGCCAGGCCCATCCGCTCGGCTACGTCCGCAGCCAGCCCCATCCCGATTGCAATCGCCTCGCCGTGATTCAAGGTTCCATAGTCGAGCAAGGCTTCAAAGGCATGGCCAAACGTATGTCCTAGATTAAGTGTGGCTCTCAGCCCCTGTTCCCGTTCATCTGCTGAGACCACTTCCGCTTTCACTGCGCAGCCACGCTTGATCGCCTCTCCGACGTACTCGGGATCAAGCGACTTGAGCTGCTCAGCATGTTGCTCCAACCAACCGACGAAACGCTCATCAGAGATCAGACCGTGTTTGATCACTTCCGCAAATCCGGCAGCAACCTCCCGCTTTGGCAAACTGCGCAGTGTATCCGTATCGTACACAACCAGCATGGGCTGGTGGAAAGCACCAATCAGGTTCTTGCCCAGCGGATGATTGATGGCCACCTTGCCCCCGACGGAACTGTCGTGGGCCAATAGCGTTGTCGGAACTTGTACAAACGAGATCCCCCGCATAAAGGTGGCGGCGACAAACCCTCCAAGATCACCGATCACACCTCCGCCAAGCGCGATCAGCAGTGATTTTCTATCAAGTCCTGCCTCAATCGCCTCCGTCATCACCTGTTCGTAGACGGCAAGCCGCTTCGCCTGCTCTCCCGCCTCTACGATACATGCGGCGACAGCAAAACCATCCGCCTCCAGATTCCGCTTGAGACGCTCCAGATACAACGGGGCGACGTTCTCATCCGTCAGGATGAACAACTTCCCCGCGTCAACCGCGCCGGCAGCCCTCAGCAGCGCCGGCAGTTCTGCCAACAGTGCGGGGCCGATATGGATCGGATACGAACGCTCTGCCAACTGAACGTGCAAGGTTTTTCGTTCCATTAGAATCGCTCCGCGTAAGCCCGGTATTGATTGACATTCTCCAACATGTCATCTAGTGAATCGCTCGGAAACTTCTCGCACATGGCACGGGCGATTTCCCAAGCGACTACCGCTTCCGCCACGACACTGGCAGCTGGCACGGCGCAACTGTCCGAGCGTTCGATGCTGGCGGAGAAGGCCTCCTTGGTGTCGATATCCACACTTTGCAGCGGCTTGTACAGGGTAGGAATCGGCTTCATCACACCACGCACGAGGATTGGCATGCCGGTTGTCATCCCGCCTTCCAAGCCACCTGCGCGGTTTGTCTTACGGTGGTAACCACGTTCTTCAGACCAAGCGATTTCGTCGTGAACCTGTGAACCGGGGCGGCCGGCAGCCTCAAAGCCAATCCCGATCTCCACACCTTTGAACGCCTGAATGCTCATAACAGCCTGAGCGAGACGAGCATCCAGTTTGCGATCCCACTGTACGTGACTCCCAAGGCCGACCGGAACACCTTCCACCATCACTTCGACAATGCCACCGAGAGAATCTCCCTCTTCCTTGGCCTTATCGATTGCAGCCATCATTTTCATCTCCGCTTGCTTGTCCAGACAGCGTACAGGCGAAGCCTCTGTCTGTTCGATCAACTCGTCAATCGGCAGCTCGATGCGTTCAGCCTGAACCTCCCCGATCTGCAGCACCTGCCCCGCCACTTTGATCCCAAAGGCAGCAAGCAGTTGCCGC contains these protein-coding regions:
- the aroB gene encoding 3-dehydroquinate synthase, which encodes MERKTLHVQLAERSYPIHIGPALLAELPALLRAAGAVDAGKLFILTDENVAPLYLERLKRNLEADGFAVAACIVEAGEQAKRLAVYEQVMTEAIEAGLDRKSLLIALGGGVIGDLGGFVAATFMRGISFVQVPTTLLAHDSSVGGKVAINHPLGKNLIGAFHQPMLVVYDTDTLRSLPKREVAAGFAEVIKHGLISDERFVGWLEQHAEQLKSLDPEYVGEAIKRGCAVKAEVVSADEREQGLRATLNLGHTFGHAFEALLDYGTLNHGEAIAIGMGLAADVAERMGLAPEGTAKRTRQLLQRFELPVAWPQQLTPEAVLEVMRRDKKSVGGKLVLILPRAIGRVEIVKEIEESLVLQVMNKAQEEQTG
- the trpE gene encoding anthranilate synthase component I — protein: MFQPSLEDVQRLAPSYTLIPVRTTLLADQETPIRLYQKFRSDDSFLLESVEGGARWARFSFIGLRPFLKIEAKDDQISIYGRDGMREQCQGNPVWKLREYMDRYKSPSLPQFPRLTGGAVGFFGYNTLRYFEELPAHREEHLQVPDLRFLFVDELLVFDHLKQEIQLIVNLHIDKDDTPDLIARKYDQACDRLQQLAAQAAGDLPARETGKQADVAERRTRQEMVPNMPRSRYEEIVRRAKEYIAAGDIFQVVLSQRFSVETTVDPFAVYRVLRTLNPSPYMYYLQYENETLVGASPELLVRVEDGKVEMRPIAGTRKRGATAEEDVAMAEELLADPKERAEHYMLLDLGRNDVGRVSSYGSVNVDEQMVIEQYSHVMHLVSHVSGQLRADLHPFDALLSAFPAGTVSGAPKLRAMEIIAELEPDARHTYAGAIGYLSFTGNLDSCITIRTILFKENQAYIQAGAGIVADSVPELEYRETINKAAALMQALEKAEQLFSQAEVKA
- the aroH gene encoding chorismate mutase, encoding MMVRGIRGAITVEKNGAEEIISATEELLAEMIRLNQVSAGDVASVLITTTEDLDAAFPAKAARSFEGWTYVPLMCAREIPVPGSLPRCIRVMMHVNTTRSQREVEHVFLRDAVRLRPDLANR
- the aroC gene encoding chorismate synthase, encoding MRYLTAGESHGPQLTAIIEGVPSNLAISVEQINEQLARRQKGYGRGRRMQIETDRVSILSGVRHGLTTGAPITLVVENKDWTHWQKIMSVEPVEEGEERRRVSRPRPGHADLNGAIKYHQRDMRNILERSSARETAVRVAVGGVARQLLAAFGIKVAGQVLQIGEVQAERIELPIDELIEQTEASPVRCLDKQAEMKMMAAIDKAKEEGDSLGGIVEVMVEGVPVGLGSHVQWDRKLDARLAQAVMSIQAFKGVEIGIGFEAAGRPGSQVHDEIAWSEERGYHRKTNRAGGLEGGMTTGMPILVRGVMKPIPTLYKPLQSVDIDTKEAFSASIERSDSCAVPAASVVAEAVVAWEIARAMCEKFPSDSLDDMLENVNQYRAYAERF